In Stutzerimonas stutzeri, a genomic segment contains:
- the desA gene encoding delta-9 fatty acid desaturase DesA, producing MWYTGFLDLSAWEVIAATLLLTHVTIVAVTVYLHRYSAHRSLELNAGLKHFFRLWLWLTTAMNTREWTAIHRKHHAKCETPDDPHSPVQKGLGTVLRRGAELYMEEAKNEETLRIYGKNCPDDWIERNLYSRFPNLGIVLMLGLDLALFGVIGLSVWAVQMIWIPLWAAGVVNGLGHAVGYRNFECRDAATNLVPWGILIGGEELHNNHHTYPNSAKLSVRKWEFDMGWAWIKLFSLFGLAKVNRTAPIAHRVTPKRQLDMDSAMAILNNRFQIMAQYRKLVIKPLVRLELERADASVRHQFRRAKRLLSREPSLLQDEQQAHIAVILEQSQSLRVIYEQRLALQQIWTRTSANGHDMLAAIKQWVQDAEASGIQSLREFAEHLRTYSLRPAVALA from the coding sequence ATGTGGTACACCGGTTTCCTCGACCTTTCGGCCTGGGAGGTGATTGCCGCCACCCTGCTTCTGACGCACGTGACGATTGTCGCCGTCACCGTCTATCTCCACCGTTATTCCGCTCACCGTTCGCTCGAGCTGAACGCTGGACTCAAACATTTCTTCCGCCTGTGGCTATGGCTGACCACGGCGATGAATACCCGCGAATGGACCGCCATCCACCGCAAGCACCACGCCAAATGCGAAACCCCGGACGATCCACACAGCCCGGTGCAGAAGGGCCTGGGCACAGTCCTGCGGCGGGGCGCCGAGCTGTATATGGAAGAGGCGAAAAACGAAGAAACCCTGCGCATCTACGGCAAGAACTGCCCGGACGACTGGATCGAGCGCAACCTGTACTCGCGCTTCCCCAACCTGGGCATCGTGTTGATGCTCGGCCTCGACCTGGCGCTGTTTGGCGTGATTGGTTTGAGCGTCTGGGCGGTGCAGATGATCTGGATCCCGCTCTGGGCCGCCGGAGTGGTCAACGGACTGGGGCACGCCGTGGGCTATCGCAACTTCGAGTGCCGCGACGCGGCGACCAATCTGGTGCCGTGGGGCATCCTCATCGGCGGCGAAGAGCTGCACAACAATCACCATACCTATCCGAATTCGGCCAAGCTGTCGGTGCGCAAGTGGGAATTCGACATGGGCTGGGCCTGGATCAAGCTGTTCAGCCTGTTCGGCCTGGCAAAGGTGAACCGCACCGCGCCCATCGCCCATCGCGTCACGCCCAAGCGTCAACTGGACATGGACAGCGCCATGGCGATTCTCAACAACCGTTTCCAGATCATGGCGCAGTACCGCAAGCTGGTCATCAAGCCGCTGGTGCGGCTGGAACTGGAGCGCGCCGACGCGTCGGTACGTCATCAGTTCCGCCGGGCCAAACGGCTGCTGTCGCGTGAACCGAGCCTGCTACAAGACGAGCAACAAGCGCATATCGCCGTGATCCTCGAGCAGAGTCAGTCGCTGCGGGTGATCTACGAGCAGCGCTTGGCGTTGCAGCAGATCTGGACCCGTACCAGCGCCAACGGACATGACATGCTCGCCGCGATCAAGCAATGGGTGCAGGACGCCGAAGCCAGCGGTATCCAATCGCTACGCGAGTTCGCCGAGCACCTGAGAACCTATTCGTTGAGACCGGCGGTCGCCCTGGCGTGA
- a CDS encoding response regulator has protein sequence MTELKRIMHVEDDPSIQAVVKVALEVIGGYQVLSCSSGLQALEEVERFVPHFILLDVMMPGMGGTETLTRLGERIDLAQVPVAFMTAKVQPGEIEHLRKLGARDVIVKPFDPMRLASQIQAIWDADGG, from the coding sequence ATGACGGAGCTGAAACGAATTATGCACGTCGAGGACGACCCCTCCATCCAGGCCGTCGTCAAAGTCGCGCTGGAGGTGATTGGTGGTTATCAGGTGTTGTCCTGCTCGTCCGGCCTGCAGGCCCTGGAAGAGGTTGAACGCTTCGTCCCGCACTTCATCCTGCTCGATGTGATGATGCCCGGCATGGGCGGCACGGAAACCCTGACCAGACTCGGCGAGCGGATCGATCTGGCACAGGTGCCGGTGGCTTTCATGACCGCCAAGGTTCAGCCCGGCGAAATCGAACATCTGCGAAAACTCGGCGCGCGTGACGTCATCGTAAAGCCCTTCGACCCGATGCGTCTGGCCAGCCAGATCCAAGCGATCTGGGACGCCGACGGCGGTTAG
- a CDS encoding PAS domain S-box protein, which yields MESSKSMPAPRELSRLAALLRYEILDTPDESAFDDFAQLAAYICDTPIALVSLVDNHRQWFKSRLGLDVSETPRDISFCTHTIEGQGIFEIHDAHQDQRFRDNPLVTGDPHIRFYAGAPLTSPDGYNLGTLCVIDHQPRELSEAQRGALARLSRQIMRLFEERLQAHRYAEQSAMQQALLNSAASAMLVTTAEGRISGVNPTAERLFGYCEQMLIDQPLTSMLFPPDALARRAAVLSAELGEPIEPGFAVLTAPVLEGRREMREWRLLHRNGDSVPVLLNVSAIHDEHELLRGYIVSAYDLAHQEHLQLRLQQIAAQVPGMLFQFCWRPDGNSSFPYLSEGVEDIYGLSAVEMAPSIGPIYERVHPDDREQVLASIRHAASTLTPWHFEHRIDHPRKGLIWVEARATPMRQADGSVLWHGLVTDITERKAEQLELDKQQEMNRRLLEALSEAVVACDAEGNLTLFNHTARRWHGLDAQRVAPEQWPNVYRLYHADGVTPMAYDEVPLMRALRGEQIRNVEMSIVLHGTARYVLANADPMYASNGQQNGAVVVLHDITDRKQIETLQRDFVSTVSHELRTPLTSITASLGLICGQVIGEVPEHLQELLDIAHQNSKRLSALIDDLLDIDKLNAGKMRFELLLQPLQPLLEQALRSNQGYAESYSVATELGYCPAVSIEVDTMRLEQVLSNLLSNAAKYSPPGETVELWADAVGDHRVRVSVRDKGPGIADAFRPRIFSKFAQADASDTRQQGGTGLGLAISKELIEHMNGQIGFDSTPGAGACFWFELPCHPLREPQP from the coding sequence ATGGAGTCTTCGAAATCGATGCCGGCACCCCGCGAGCTGTCCCGACTCGCGGCGCTGCTACGCTACGAGATTCTCGACACGCCGGATGAGTCCGCCTTCGACGATTTCGCCCAATTGGCTGCGTACATCTGCGACACCCCCATCGCCCTGGTCTCGCTGGTGGACAACCATCGCCAGTGGTTCAAGAGTCGCCTCGGCCTGGACGTCAGCGAAACCCCGCGGGACATCTCTTTCTGCACCCATACCATCGAAGGCCAGGGCATCTTCGAGATCCATGACGCGCACCAGGATCAGCGCTTTCGTGACAACCCGCTGGTAACCGGCGACCCGCACATCCGCTTCTATGCCGGCGCGCCACTAACCTCCCCGGACGGCTATAACCTTGGCACCCTGTGCGTGATCGACCACCAGCCTCGCGAGCTCAGCGAGGCCCAGCGCGGCGCCCTGGCGCGCCTGAGTCGGCAGATCATGCGGCTGTTCGAGGAGCGCTTGCAGGCCCACCGCTACGCTGAACAGTCAGCCATGCAACAGGCGCTGCTCAATAGCGCCGCCAGCGCGATGCTGGTCACCACCGCCGAAGGGCGGATATCAGGGGTCAACCCGACCGCCGAGCGTCTGTTTGGCTATTGCGAGCAGATGCTGATCGACCAACCGCTGACCTCAATGTTGTTTCCACCGGACGCTCTGGCGCGTCGGGCGGCCGTTCTCAGTGCCGAACTGGGCGAGCCCATCGAGCCGGGGTTCGCCGTGCTCACGGCGCCAGTGCTCGAAGGGCGGCGCGAAATGCGCGAGTGGCGCCTGCTGCATCGCAACGGCGACAGTGTGCCGGTGCTGCTGAATGTCTCGGCGATCCATGACGAGCACGAACTGCTGCGCGGCTACATCGTCAGCGCCTATGACCTGGCCCATCAGGAGCACCTGCAGCTGCGGCTGCAGCAGATCGCTGCGCAAGTTCCAGGCATGCTGTTCCAGTTCTGCTGGCGGCCCGACGGTAACAGCTCGTTTCCCTACCTCAGCGAAGGCGTCGAAGACATCTACGGTCTGAGCGCGGTCGAGATGGCGCCAAGCATCGGGCCGATCTACGAAAGGGTTCATCCCGACGATCGCGAGCAGGTGCTGGCGAGCATTCGCCACGCCGCTTCCACGCTCACGCCGTGGCATTTCGAACACCGTATCGATCATCCACGCAAAGGGTTGATCTGGGTCGAGGCGCGTGCCACGCCGATGCGTCAGGCCGATGGCTCGGTGCTCTGGCACGGGCTGGTGACCGACATCACCGAGCGCAAGGCCGAACAGCTGGAGCTGGACAAGCAGCAGGAAATGAACCGACGCCTGCTCGAAGCGCTGTCCGAAGCGGTGGTGGCCTGCGACGCCGAAGGCAATCTGACCCTGTTCAATCATACCGCTCGTCGCTGGCATGGACTCGACGCGCAGCGCGTTGCGCCGGAGCAGTGGCCGAACGTCTATCGCCTCTACCACGCCGACGGCGTGACACCGATGGCCTATGACGAGGTCCCGCTGATGCGCGCGCTGCGTGGGGAGCAGATCCGCAACGTGGAAATGAGCATCGTGCTACATGGCACGGCCCGCTACGTGCTGGCCAATGCCGATCCGATGTATGCCTCCAACGGCCAGCAGAACGGTGCGGTGGTGGTGCTGCATGACATCACCGACCGCAAGCAGATCGAGACCCTGCAGCGTGACTTCGTTTCGACCGTCAGCCATGAGCTACGCACGCCGCTGACCTCCATCACCGCTTCGCTGGGACTGATTTGCGGCCAGGTAATTGGCGAGGTACCTGAGCATCTACAGGAATTGCTCGACATCGCCCATCAGAACAGTAAACGCCTGAGCGCACTGATCGATGATCTGCTGGACATCGACAAGCTCAACGCCGGCAAGATGCGCTTCGAACTTCTGCTGCAACCGCTACAGCCCTTGCTAGAACAAGCCCTTCGCAGCAATCAGGGGTATGCCGAAAGCTATTCTGTCGCGACCGAACTGGGCTATTGCCCAGCCGTATCGATCGAGGTCGATACGATGCGTCTGGAACAGGTGTTAAGCAATCTGCTGTCGAACGCGGCGAAATATTCGCCTCCCGGCGAAACCGTTGAGCTGTGGGCCGATGCGGTCGGCGATCACAGGGTGCGCGTAAGCGTGCGGGACAAGGGGCCGGGAATCGCCGATGCATTTCGTCCGCGGATATTCAGCAAGTTCGCCCAGGCGGACGCCTCGGATACCCGCCAGCAAGGCGGTACCGGTCTGGGATTGGCCATCAGCAAGGAGTTGATCGAGCACATGAACGGACAGATCGGTTTCGATTCGACACCCGGCGCAGGCGCCTGCTTCTGGTTCGAGCTGCCTTGCCACCCGCTGCGCGAGCCGCAACCGTGA
- a CDS encoding response regulator, which produces MKPLRRILHVEDVPSIQVVTRVALEKLGGFEVLSCASGQDALAQVQRFAPDMILMDVMLPRMSGMELLCQLARLIDLQAIPVVLLTGHSQAPADPEELRRLGVRKLLQKPFDPLQLATQLNNIWNAEHE; this is translated from the coding sequence GTGAAGCCGCTGCGACGGATCCTGCATGTCGAAGACGTGCCCTCTATCCAGGTGGTAACCCGGGTCGCCCTGGAGAAACTCGGTGGTTTCGAGGTGCTCAGCTGCGCCTCTGGCCAGGACGCGCTGGCGCAGGTCCAGCGTTTCGCGCCGGATATGATCCTGATGGACGTGATGCTGCCGCGGATGAGCGGCATGGAGTTGTTGTGCCAGCTGGCACGGTTGATCGATCTGCAGGCCATCCCTGTGGTGTTACTCACCGGCCACTCGCAAGCCCCTGCCGATCCCGAAGAACTGAGACGACTCGGTGTGCGCAAGCTGCTGCAGAAACCTTTCGACCCCCTACAGCTGGCGACACAATTGAACAACATATGGAATGCCGAGCATGAGTGA
- a CDS encoding diguanylate cyclase: MSDGTNEILRDHLQALNEKFAERLKDELAALEQGAEQLLLIREQEQRRQMVVDLHQRLHRLAGTAGTFGFTALGEQSRLLEQRADCWLEAAKPSGRMLSALIQAIQQLAAAAQTGTLGQAGQSETHEQLPAGCCIYLLEKDAETGQEMCRTLGNFGYEVLLFPELSLLQTAVQGQLPDALIVSQHDAELEEVNALQQTLESPLPLLVIGHGVDFDSQLAAVRAGAKGYFTRPLDVTRLENTLENCLNLQLSEPYRVLIIDDDTDLVARYSLVLRNSQMLVQTLTDPSQLFEVMRAFHPEVVLLDMNMPEFTGPELAQMIRLNDEWLRVTIIYLSGETDINRQMAALLKAGDDFITKPISDGALTAAVFSHVQRARTLSMALSRDSLTGLLKHADIKEQVALEVERALRSGKPASVVMLDLDHFKQVNDQYGHAAGDNVIRSLANLMRQRLRRIDSLGRYGGEEFVAVLPDCNLEQARQIVDEIRQRFSALPFHAGSKVFNVSLSAGISETDGHSSSSALLERADQALYEAKHKGRNQVQTTSPH, encoded by the coding sequence ATGAGTGACGGCACCAACGAAATCCTGCGCGATCACCTGCAAGCGCTGAATGAGAAATTTGCCGAGCGCTTGAAAGACGAATTGGCGGCCCTCGAGCAAGGTGCCGAGCAGTTATTGCTGATTCGTGAGCAGGAGCAGCGCCGGCAGATGGTGGTTGATCTCCACCAACGCCTGCATCGCCTGGCCGGCACGGCCGGCACCTTCGGCTTCACCGCGCTGGGCGAGCAGTCGCGGTTGCTGGAGCAGCGTGCCGATTGCTGGCTGGAAGCGGCAAAACCCAGCGGCCGGATGCTCTCTGCGTTGATCCAGGCCATCCAGCAATTGGCCGCTGCCGCGCAAACCGGGACCCTCGGCCAGGCCGGGCAATCAGAAACCCACGAACAATTGCCGGCAGGCTGCTGCATTTATTTACTCGAGAAAGACGCCGAAACCGGACAGGAAATGTGCCGTACGTTGGGCAACTTTGGCTATGAAGTGCTGCTGTTTCCAGAACTCTCGCTGCTTCAAACCGCCGTTCAGGGGCAGCTGCCGGATGCCCTCATCGTCAGCCAACATGACGCTGAGCTCGAGGAGGTGAACGCGCTGCAGCAGACCCTTGAGTCGCCGCTGCCGCTGCTGGTGATCGGCCACGGCGTCGATTTCGACAGCCAGCTGGCGGCTGTACGCGCCGGCGCGAAAGGCTATTTCACCCGGCCGCTAGACGTCACCCGGCTGGAAAACACCCTGGAAAACTGCCTCAACCTGCAGCTGAGTGAGCCATACCGGGTACTGATCATCGACGATGACACCGATCTGGTCGCACGTTACAGCCTGGTGCTGCGCAATTCGCAGATGCTGGTGCAGACCCTGACCGACCCTAGCCAACTGTTCGAGGTCATGCGGGCGTTCCATCCCGAGGTGGTACTGCTCGACATGAACATGCCGGAGTTCACCGGGCCCGAATTGGCGCAGATGATTAGGCTCAACGACGAGTGGTTGCGCGTGACCATCATCTATCTTTCTGGCGAAACCGACATCAACCGGCAGATGGCGGCACTGCTCAAGGCAGGCGACGATTTCATTACCAAACCCATCAGCGACGGCGCCCTGACCGCCGCGGTGTTTTCCCATGTCCAACGCGCGCGCACGCTGAGCATGGCCCTGTCTCGCGACAGCCTGACCGGCCTGCTCAAGCACGCCGATATCAAGGAACAGGTAGCGCTGGAAGTGGAGCGCGCGCTGCGCAGCGGCAAACCCGCGAGCGTGGTGATGCTCGACCTCGACCATTTCAAGCAGGTCAACGACCAGTACGGGCATGCGGCCGGAGACAACGTCATCCGTTCGCTGGCCAACCTGATGCGTCAACGCCTGCGCCGGATTGACAGCCTCGGTCGCTACGGTGGCGAGGAGTTCGTCGCGGTATTGCCCGACTGCAACCTGGAGCAGGCCCGGCAGATCGTCGATGAAATCCGCCAACGCTTCTCAGCGCTTCCCTTCCATGCAGGATCCAAGGTGTTCAACGTATCCCTGAGTGCCGGCATCAGCGAGACCGACGGCCATTCCAGCTCGTCCGCATTGCTGGAGCGTGCCGATCAGGCCCTCTATGAAGCCAAGCACAAGGGCCGCAACCAGGTTCAAACCACCTCACCGCACTGA
- a CDS encoding CHASE3 domain-containing protein, with protein sequence MHAKPPITWHSLAFLVAFVLLAALGWQGKRTQEAVLTTNQSVSHSLEIITATQAMLSSLQDIETGSRGFVLTGEPSYLEPYEAGLMQLEAHRRELQMLLEDREQPGKVWFDELDRNIAERLVIAAGNIQTRRDAGLQAAVDRLMQAGGKQIMDRLRALLLAVEQRERRQLATADRDVAETIERSRQLALLGSLMVAALFLAAMWATRRNLHIRQALAVKAQAGEARLGALLQAVPDNLYAIDRQRRVTALSLASDSRSPAPGAIEPLLLGLLQHTDDSLELSRTTWCEVEGQRTFEVRLAPTGLGDHLAIARDVTALQRSHDKLEDQKVFLRRVVDTDENLIFVRDAQGRFLLCNSAFADLLDSHPGAIEQRRAEDVADAQQVLPLLQGEAELLSGSGELRITEVGLTDAQGQERWLQVVKRPMTMSSGACHVVTVAVDMSLRRRMEQMKTEFISTVSHELRTPLTAIRGALGMLVGGVAGEVGDDARSLLDIAHKNSERLVRLINDILDIEKLEAGRLPFHLSHCDVQVLIEQALVDIRPYADDYAVSLMLIPPAVPIQAKVNLDPDRFAQVMANLLSNAIKHSPSGGMVNIDLRNNDGSLEIGIQDQGQGIPEAFRSRIFERFAQADSSDARRRGGTGLGLAITRSLVQQMHGQIGFDSQEGQGTRFWLQLPMTQTEPTQPTSTTAMPPLPLTQNGRATTRILVLEPDAASAQQLASALQQHGYAILIAETAAQARELLAEFSIQALTLSPSLNDEDSIAFLQNLRGQNAYRHLPVLIVSLQPQRRDNDDGVLRGGAVGVIDWLHKPVDPSRVMDVVRACLDTRGARARILHVEDDEDLQALLVRLVAPLDIELQSAASLAEARRLLDRQHFDLAIIDLLLPDGNGSELFDQLAQTLPPPPVIIFSALDSPVHDSRLALRQLVKTRHDGKELAALIQQLLQHWPPGQAPDSEEVNA encoded by the coding sequence TTGCATGCGAAACCCCCGATAACTTGGCATTCGCTCGCTTTTCTGGTCGCTTTCGTTCTGCTCGCCGCGCTCGGCTGGCAGGGCAAACGCACTCAGGAGGCGGTGCTGACGACCAATCAATCGGTCAGCCACAGCCTGGAGATCATCACAGCGACCCAAGCCATGCTGTCCTCGCTGCAGGACATCGAGACCGGCTCACGTGGCTTTGTCCTGACCGGCGAGCCCAGCTATCTGGAACCCTACGAGGCGGGGTTGATGCAGCTCGAAGCGCATCGTCGTGAATTGCAGATGCTCCTGGAGGATCGTGAGCAGCCTGGCAAGGTTTGGTTCGACGAGCTCGACCGCAACATTGCCGAGCGCCTGGTGATTGCTGCCGGCAATATCCAGACGCGCCGTGACGCCGGGCTGCAAGCGGCCGTTGACCGACTGATGCAGGCGGGTGGCAAGCAGATCATGGATCGTCTGCGAGCGCTGTTGCTTGCCGTCGAGCAACGCGAACGTCGCCAACTTGCCACGGCAGATCGCGACGTCGCCGAGACCATTGAGCGCAGCAGACAGTTGGCACTGCTCGGCAGCCTGATGGTGGCGGCCCTGTTCCTGGCGGCCATGTGGGCTACTCGTCGCAATCTGCACATTCGTCAGGCGTTGGCGGTCAAGGCTCAAGCTGGAGAAGCCCGCCTGGGTGCCCTGTTGCAGGCCGTCCCGGACAACCTGTACGCCATTGACCGCCAGCGCCGGGTTACCGCGCTGTCCCTGGCGAGCGACAGCCGCAGCCCGGCGCCCGGCGCAATCGAGCCGCTACTCTTAGGCCTGCTCCAGCACACTGACGACTCCCTGGAGCTTTCCCGAACGACCTGGTGTGAAGTGGAAGGCCAGCGGACCTTCGAGGTGCGCCTGGCGCCCACCGGCCTTGGCGATCACCTGGCGATCGCCCGCGACGTTACCGCACTCCAACGCAGCCACGACAAACTTGAAGACCAGAAAGTATTCCTGCGGCGGGTCGTGGACACCGACGAGAACCTGATTTTCGTGCGCGACGCACAGGGTCGCTTCCTGCTGTGCAACAGCGCCTTCGCCGATCTGCTCGACAGCCACCCGGGTGCCATCGAGCAACGCCGAGCCGAGGATGTTGCAGATGCCCAGCAGGTGCTGCCGCTGTTGCAGGGCGAAGCGGAGCTGCTCAGCGGCAGCGGCGAACTGCGTATCACCGAGGTTGGGCTGACCGATGCACAGGGCCAGGAGCGTTGGCTACAGGTCGTCAAGCGCCCCATGACGATGTCCAGCGGCGCCTGCCACGTCGTCACCGTGGCGGTCGATATGTCTCTTCGACGGCGCATGGAACAGATGAAGACCGAGTTCATTTCCACTGTCAGCCACGAACTGCGCACGCCACTGACGGCGATTCGGGGCGCGCTGGGCATGCTGGTCGGTGGCGTTGCCGGTGAGGTCGGTGACGACGCGCGGTCACTATTGGATATCGCCCACAAGAACAGCGAGCGCCTGGTGCGCTTGATCAATGACATCCTCGATATCGAGAAGCTCGAAGCCGGGCGCTTGCCGTTTCACCTCAGCCACTGTGATGTGCAAGTGCTGATCGAACAGGCGCTGGTCGACATCAGACCCTACGCGGACGATTACGCCGTCAGCCTGATGCTCATTCCGCCAGCCGTTCCGATCCAGGCCAAGGTCAATCTGGACCCGGATCGCTTTGCCCAGGTGATGGCCAACCTGCTCTCCAATGCGATCAAGCACTCACCGTCCGGAGGCATGGTCAACATCGACCTGCGCAATAACGACGGTAGCCTTGAGATCGGTATCCAGGACCAGGGCCAGGGCATCCCAGAGGCGTTCCGCTCGCGCATTTTCGAACGTTTCGCCCAGGCCGACTCATCCGATGCGCGCAGGCGCGGCGGCACCGGGCTGGGCCTGGCGATCACCCGTTCGCTGGTGCAGCAGATGCATGGCCAGATCGGTTTCGACTCGCAAGAGGGCCAGGGCACGCGCTTCTGGCTGCAGCTGCCTATGACGCAGACGGAGCCAACACAGCCAACATCGACCACTGCGATGCCACCTCTTCCGCTCACCCAAAACGGCCGAGCGACGACCCGCATTCTGGTGCTGGAGCCCGATGCAGCATCGGCCCAGCAGCTGGCAAGTGCCCTGCAGCAGCACGGCTATGCCATCTTGATCGCCGAAACCGCCGCCCAGGCTCGCGAGCTACTGGCGGAATTCAGCATCCAGGCGTTGACGCTCAGCCCTTCGCTGAACGACGAGGACAGTATTGCCTTCCTGCAGAACCTACGCGGCCAGAACGCCTACCGGCATCTGCCGGTACTGATCGTCAGCCTGCAACCGCAGCGTCGCGATAACGACGACGGCGTCCTGCGCGGCGGTGCGGTGGGCGTAATCGACTGGCTGCACAAACCGGTCGATCCGTCACGGGTCATGGATGTAGTGCGTGCCTGTCTCGATACCCGGGGTGCCCGCGCGCGCATCCTGCATGTCGAGGACGACGAAGATCTGCAGGCGTTGCTGGTTCGCTTGGTCGCCCCCCTGGACATCGAGTTGCAGAGCGCTGCCAGTCTGGCCGAAGCCCGCCGCCTCCTGGACCGCCAGCACTTCGACCTGGCGATCATCGACCTGCTACTGCCCGACGGTAATGGCAGCGAACTGTTCGATCAGTTGGCCCAGACTCTGCCACCCCCGCCGGTGATCATTTTTTCCGCGCTGGATTCACCTGTGCATGACAGCCGCCTGGCCCTGCGCCAACTGGTAAAGACCCGCCATGACGGCAAAGAGCTTGCCGCACTGATCCAGCAATTGCTTCAACACTGGCCGCCTGGTCAGGCCCCAGATTCTGAAGAGGTCAACGCATGA
- a CDS encoding response regulator transcription factor, translating to MSDSGSQRILMVEDEEDIAFLIRFMLERHGFSVEHAVDGRQALEKLSSSSPPDLTLMDIMLPYHDGLELIERLRAQPGWERVPVLMLTAKAREVDIVRALELGADDYVTKPFQPEELLARIRRLLRRPR from the coding sequence ATGAGTGATTCCGGAAGCCAGCGTATTTTGATGGTGGAGGACGAAGAAGACATCGCATTCCTCATCCGTTTCATGCTCGAGCGCCACGGGTTCAGCGTCGAGCATGCGGTCGATGGTCGCCAGGCCCTGGAAAAACTGAGCAGCTCCAGCCCGCCGGACCTGACGCTGATGGACATCATGCTGCCCTATCACGATGGCCTGGAGTTGATCGAACGGCTGCGTGCACAGCCCGGCTGGGAACGCGTGCCGGTCCTCATGCTCACGGCCAAAGCACGTGAAGTGGATATCGTCCGAGCGCTGGAACTGGGCGCCGATGATTACGTAACCAAGCCGTTCCAGCCGGAGGAACTGTTAGCGCGAATCCGCCGCCTGCTGAGGAGGCCACGATGA
- a CDS encoding YaiO family outer membrane beta-barrel protein gives MSRLFLALLFCLLPSLVMADVATAQRQLEAQQLDAAETTLETHLTNQPEDREAQFLLARVRAWQGRPEQALPLYEQLLRREPNNADYLLGQGQALLWAGDPQAALVALERAAEIAPDYADVQQVMQQARAALTSPTTATAPAAIAPTQRRHELELSTRQDWLDSGFDNWRSQRLDYASTQPEGLGWYGALLREQRFGEWDQGVEAGAVIALDDNWTLQPEIGYQPSPYFLPEWHADLRLQRRLPAGFLGAASVRRTEYETTRVDRLALSAERYWGSWRAGYTLNVTDVANAGTPIGHDLALDYYYAGLSYAGLRLTVGEEEAVEEQTLITSDVRALSLQGRHWLSSRWALSWEVGHHRQGDYYTRRWLRLGLRHAF, from the coding sequence ATGAGTCGACTGTTTCTGGCGCTGCTCTTCTGCCTCTTGCCGTCGCTGGTGATGGCAGATGTCGCGACCGCTCAGCGGCAGCTAGAGGCACAGCAACTCGACGCCGCCGAGACGACCCTTGAAACCCACCTGACCAATCAGCCCGAGGACCGCGAAGCGCAGTTCCTGCTGGCCCGCGTTCGTGCCTGGCAGGGCAGGCCCGAGCAAGCGCTGCCCCTGTACGAACAGCTGCTGCGACGCGAGCCGAACAACGCCGACTACCTGCTCGGCCAGGGCCAGGCGCTGCTCTGGGCTGGAGATCCACAGGCAGCGTTGGTGGCACTTGAACGGGCCGCCGAGATCGCGCCGGATTACGCCGACGTCCAACAGGTCATGCAGCAGGCGCGCGCCGCACTGACATCGCCGACGACCGCGACCGCGCCAGCTGCCATAGCGCCAACGCAGCGCCGCCATGAACTTGAGTTGTCGACCCGCCAGGACTGGCTGGACAGCGGCTTCGACAACTGGCGCAGCCAGCGCCTGGATTACGCCTCGACGCAACCGGAAGGCCTCGGCTGGTACGGCGCACTGCTGCGCGAGCAACGCTTTGGCGAATGGGATCAGGGTGTCGAGGCGGGTGCGGTGATCGCCCTGGATGACAACTGGACCCTTCAGCCCGAGATCGGCTATCAGCCATCGCCCTATTTTCTGCCCGAATGGCATGCCGACCTGCGCCTGCAACGACGGCTGCCGGCGGGTTTTCTCGGCGCCGCGAGTGTCAGGCGCACCGAGTACGAAACCACCCGGGTCGACCGGCTGGCGCTCAGCGCCGAGCGCTATTGGGGGTCCTGGCGCGCTGGCTACACACTGAACGTGACCGACGTCGCCAACGCGGGCACGCCGATCGGGCACGACCTGGCGCTGGATTATTATTACGCCGGGCTGAGCTACGCGGGCCTGCGCCTGACCGTCGGTGAGGAAGAAGCTGTCGAGGAGCAAACGTTAATCACCAGCGACGTGCGCGCCCTCAGCCTGCAAGGCCGGCATTGGCTGAGTAGCCGGTGGGCACTGTCCTGGGAAGTCGGCCACCACCGCCAGGGTGACTATTACACGCGGCGCTGGCTGCGGCTCGGCCTGCGTCATGCTTTCTGA